TATATACAAAAAATTAACCTTCTTTTCTCTTCCGATTTTCACGAAAAATAGCTGTTTTTTTATGAGTTTCAGTAGCGTTTTTCACCTCGTTTTTGCCCTTGCGTAACAAATTTACTTTTTCTCTACTGTGCAGCGCTATGTATAATTATACACCATTTTCATGGTCTTGCATAAAATACATAGCACTGCATAACATTATTCAATACTATAATATGAAGCAGCAGAATACATTCTGAAACAGCACGTTAACCCGCCATATTATATACTTTTTGCGGAAGGAGTTCAAGCAAATCTTTCTCAGATATAGGAATGTCAAATATAAACTCGTTACTGTTCACATCAATTCCCGCCTATCCATGCCAAAAAAACGAAACTGCATTCTCACAGCTCCGTTTTTCTGTCATCTGATTATGTTTCGATGTAGGATTCCTCTGCCAGTTTTACCTTACACCGTTTCATATAACACGCAATCCCATATTTCAAAATTTTGTCCACTCCGTTTTCCCTAAGTTCCTCATCATACTTTCTTTCCTCTACCTGCTTTAAAGCTCTTTCACAGGCAACATCCAGGTTTCCGTCACCTGCATATTTCACTTCGATCAAAATTGCAGTTTCACTGTTCTCTGTTTCTATCAGGATATCGCTGTAGCCTTCTCCGGTTTCCTGATTGGAAAAGACTCCCCATTCTTCTTTGATACCCAAAATTCCAAGCAGAATACCATGATAAAAGTTTTCTTTCATTTCCTTTCTTACAAAGGTGTCCCGGATACTGATGGTCTTTTTCAGGTAACTTTCAAAAATATCTTCAACCTTCTTTTCCTCTCCGTTTTTCAGTGCCTTACAAAATCTGCCAAGCATATCCCCGTCTTTTGCAACACTTTCTTTGAAATATTCCATAATCTGGGTTTTAAAAATATCCCGAATTTCCAAATTTGGGATCCGTAGCTTAAACTTTCTCGCATCCACCTGACCGGACTGCGTTAAATACCCGGTTGCAAACAGTACACTCCAGATATTCTCAATGGACTCATACATTTCCTTATAAGTCAGTTCCGGATGAATGGTTTTTGTGATACTCTCCCCGGCCATCAAACGCTCAATCTCCCTCTTTGTGGTCAGATTTTTTGACTGCCGGATAAATTCCTTCACTTCTGCATTGCTACTTGTATTGATCCAGTAATTCTGAGGAATTGCTTCTCTGTTTGTACGCAGACTTCGAAGATAGGAAACTACATCCCATGGACAATATACGTCCACGTTTCCAAAGCGGTATCCATCATACCATTCTTTGATACTTTCATACTTATCCGCACATTCATAATACGTTAAAAGGTCACGTACCTCCTGATCTGTAAATCCAAAATATTCATCAAAATCGACATCTGCGATCGTAAAGGTTGTAAAATTATTAAGTCCTGTAAAGATACTTTCTTTCGAGATACGCATACATCCGGTCAGCACTGCAAGCTTCAGACTGCTATTTGTTTTTAACGCCTGTTCCAACAGATTGCGGATCAGAAATACCATCTGGTCATAGTATCCATTTGCAAAGGCTTTTGCCAACGGAACGTCATATTCATCAATCAGCAGGATCACTTTTGTGCCGTAATGCTTCGCCAGCAATTCCGACAGCCTTCTTAGTCCGCTGCAAAAAACAGCCTCACTCATGTTACTGTCCAAAAGCTTTTTGTAAGCCTCTTTATCATGTTCGCTCAAGCATTCACTATCGCAAAGAAACTGAAACGCTTCTGCCGCTCTCTGCATAATCTGCACAGCAAAATCAAAAGCGCCCTCATAAGCAGCTGCATTGATTCCTTTCAGGGAAACAGAGATCACAGGATATTTTCCCATATATTCGTCGCACAGCTTCGGATCTTTTAAAATTTCCAAACCATCAAAAATACTTTTATCTCCCTCTATGGAAAAAAAGTACTCCAGCATACTCATATTTAAAGTTTTTCCAAAGCGCCTTGGTCTGGTAAAGAGATTTACCATTCCACCATTACGGATCAGTTCAGAAATCAATCCTGTTTTATCTACATAATAATAGTTATCTTTTATAATCTGCTCAAAATTTTCCAATCCTACCGGAAGGCGTTTCTTTTCTTCACCCATGTTATTCACACCCCTTCTCTGTTGATTATATTGTAACAAAGATCCGCACAAAAGCCTATACCTAACTTTTCTCATCATTCTCAGTCAGTTCTTCTATGATTCCGCCAGGATTGATGATCCGATACTCCTGCATTCCGTACGTTGCAAAAGTATACTCTGAACGATAGGCTGTTTCACTGGCCAGCTTGTAAAATTCATCGAAAGTGATCGAATCATCTGCCTGACATGCCAGAGCGTACATACCTGCAACATAAGGTACGATGGAACTCATTCCGCCCCAACAGCTATAGGTATAATTCTCTTTTCCGCAATTAGATGCATGTGTACTTTTAGCGGTTGGAACATACACGCTTCCAAAAGGTGTTATGGCAGAATCATAGGGCATATAATTATTGAAGTCGGTTACATCTGTATAGGAGATTCTTGTCAGACTCTGGAATTTGTTTATTTTATTTTTGGGAATCAGACATAATACTTCGATATTGTTTTCTCTTGCTTTTCGAATAGCGTTGTTTAATTCCACGTCACCTTTTACTCTTTTGCCGTTGCCACACCGTGTATACGGGCAATCTGGTTTTCATCGGAGTAAGATTGATAGAATTTCAGGTTATCTTTGATTTCTGTATGGTCAACAAGCAATGGACTATCAATGACAGCAATACCAATACCTGTTCCTCCTAGATAAAAAATGCTTCCAAGCTTTATTCAAAATATTTCTACCACACAAGACTTTAATTTTAATCATTCTTTTTTGCCATAATACAGTACCAGTCAACCAGTTCGAATTCTGGCATTTTGAAATATGATGGGAAACAATACACAGAAATATTCGTATAACCCATCATCTTCAGTTTACTTAGAATCATCTCTTTCTTGATTGGATAATATTTTTCTTCAAATATTTCTCTTTGAACTATTTGATTCTCTTTTTCAAATGTATATAAAAGATTAAAAGTTATAGTGTCTTCAGAACTATAATCCCAGACTTGAACCAAATTGACTCTGCATTTCTTTGCAAAAACGGGATTATACAGATAGAATCTTCTTTTTTCATTCAAAATTTTTTCCCAATTTCTAGTATCCAGATATAAATATCCGCCTTTTTTTACC
This window of the Mediterraneibacter gnavus ATCC 29149 genome carries:
- a CDS encoding AAA family ATPase, whose protein sequence is MGEEKKRLPVGLENFEQIIKDNYYYVDKTGLISELIRNGGMVNLFTRPRRFGKTLNMSMLEYFFSIEGDKSIFDGLEILKDPKLCDEYMGKYPVISVSLKGINAAAYEGAFDFAVQIMQRAAEAFQFLCDSECLSEHDKEAYKKLLDSNMSEAVFCSGLRRLSELLAKHYGTKVILLIDEYDVPLAKAFANGYYDQMVFLIRNLLEQALKTNSSLKLAVLTGCMRISKESIFTGLNNFTTFTIADVDFDEYFGFTDQEVRDLLTYYECADKYESIKEWYDGYRFGNVDVYCPWDVVSYLRSLRTNREAIPQNYWINTSSNAEVKEFIRQSKNLTTKREIERLMAGESITKTIHPELTYKEMYESIENIWSVLFATGYLTQSGQVDARKFKLRIPNLEIRDIFKTQIMEYFKESVAKDGDMLGRFCKALKNGEEKKVEDIFESYLKKTISIRDTFVRKEMKENFYHGILLGILGIKEEWGVFSNQETGEGYSDILIETENSETAILIEVKYAGDGNLDVACERALKQVEERKYDEELRENGVDKILKYGIACYMKRCKVKLAEESYIET